A genomic stretch from Acidobacteriota bacterium includes:
- the aroC gene encoding chorismate synthase yields the protein MPGNSFGQAFRITTAGESHGPGNLVIVDGCPPGLPLRVEDLIPDLARRRPGQSAIVTQRDEPDAPEILSGVFEGKTTGTSIAILIRNRDQRSRDYAAIKDKYRPGHADHTYDAKYGFRDYRGGGRSSARETTVRVAAGAIAKKLIAERFGGRVVGYVKQVGGVAAEIPDPAAVTLDRVEQLPDGRPNIVRCPDAAAAERMVALIERMRAEQNSIGGVAEIVAAGIPAGLGEPVFDKLKADLGKALFSLPAVLGVEYGVGFGCATLRGTESNDVFYAAEVLERTIGSGNRPADDVGETAGNAGDRSAAGGGAPASPRIATRTNRHGGMLGGISSGMPIVLRAAVKPTSSLPQPQETVTRTGEPTTIATKGRHDPCLLPRFIPMAEAMVALVLADHWLRWQAAGGS from the coding sequence TCGAGGACCTGATCCCCGACCTCGCGCGGCGACGGCCCGGGCAGAGCGCCATCGTCACGCAGCGCGACGAGCCGGATGCGCCGGAGATCCTGTCGGGCGTATTCGAGGGGAAGACCACCGGCACGAGCATCGCGATCCTCATCCGCAACCGCGACCAGCGCAGCCGCGACTATGCCGCCATCAAGGACAAGTACCGCCCGGGGCATGCCGACCACACCTACGATGCCAAGTATGGGTTCCGCGACTACCGGGGCGGCGGGCGGTCGAGCGCGCGCGAGACGACGGTCCGCGTGGCCGCCGGGGCCATCGCGAAGAAGCTGATCGCGGAGCGGTTCGGCGGGCGGGTCGTCGGCTACGTGAAGCAGGTCGGCGGCGTGGCGGCCGAGATTCCGGACCCGGCCGCAGTCACCCTCGACCGGGTGGAGCAGCTCCCGGACGGACGGCCCAACATCGTGCGCTGCCCGGACGCGGCGGCGGCCGAGCGCATGGTGGCGCTGATCGAGCGGATGCGCGCCGAGCAGAACTCGATCGGCGGCGTGGCCGAGATAGTCGCCGCGGGGATCCCGGCCGGACTCGGCGAGCCGGTCTTCGACAAGCTGAAGGCCGACCTGGGCAAGGCGCTGTTCAGCCTGCCGGCGGTGCTCGGGGTCGAGTACGGCGTCGGCTTCGGCTGCGCGACGCTGCGCGGCACGGAGAGCAACGACGTGTTCTACGCGGCCGAGGTCCTGGAGCGAACGATCGGGAGCGGCAACCGCCCGGCCGACGACGTCGGAGAAACTGCCGGCAACGCCGGGGACAGGTCGGCAGCGGGTGGAGGCGCTCCGGCTTCACCCCGCATCGCCACCCGCACGAACCGCCACGGCGGCATGCTCGGCGGCATCTCCAGCGGGATGCCGATCGTGCTGCGGGCCGCCGTCAAGCCGACCAGCAGCCTGCCGCAGCCGCAGGAGACGGTGACCCGCACCGGCGAGCCGACGACCATCGCCACGAAGGGGCGCCACGACCCCTGCCTGCTCCCGCGCTTCATCCCGATGGCGGAGGCGATGGTCGCGCTGGTCCTCGCCGACCACTGGCTGCGCTGGCAGGCCGCGGGCGGAAGCTGA
- a CDS encoding NUDIX domain-containing protein translates to MSATPVTPRPAASVMLVRQGARGLEILFLRRNPTLAFHGGYWVFPGGRIDADDADPDAPGDEAAAARRAAVREAREEAGVEVTPESLAFAVHWTTPEVSPIRFATWFFVARAPTERITVDGGEIHAHQWLGPADALARQAAGDIKLAAPTFALTTRMAAFDDVETALAAVAGWPEERLLGDLLDVEGGQVALYHQDAAHGDGRLDLPGPRHRLWMLESGWRYERAF, encoded by the coding sequence GTGAGCGCAACTCCGGTGACGCCGCGGCCGGCCGCCTCCGTCATGCTCGTCCGGCAGGGTGCTCGGGGACTCGAGATCCTCTTTCTCCGGCGCAATCCGACGCTGGCCTTCCACGGCGGCTACTGGGTCTTTCCCGGCGGGCGGATCGACGCGGACGACGCCGATCCCGATGCGCCGGGCGACGAGGCGGCGGCGGCGCGGCGGGCCGCGGTGCGCGAGGCCCGCGAGGAGGCGGGCGTCGAGGTGACCCCCGAGTCGCTGGCCTTCGCCGTCCACTGGACGACCCCGGAGGTCAGCCCCATCCGCTTCGCCACCTGGTTCTTCGTGGCGCGGGCCCCCACCGAACGCATTACGGTGGACGGCGGCGAGATCCATGCGCACCAGTGGCTGGGGCCGGCCGACGCGCTTGCGCGGCAGGCCGCGGGGGATATCAAGCTGGCCGCGCCCACCTTCGCCCTGACGACGCGGATGGCGGCGTTCGACGATGTCGAGACGGCCCTCGCCGCCGTGGCGGGCTGGCCGGAGGAGCGCCTGCTCGGCGATCTGCTCGACGTGGAAGGCGGGCAGGTCGCGTTGTATCACCAGGATGCCGCCCACGGGGACGGTCGACTCGACCTTCCCGGTCCGCGGCACCGCCTGTGGATGCTGGAGTCGGGCTGGCGCTACGAGCGGGCGTTCTGA
- a CDS encoding sulfite exporter TauE/SafE family protein gives MSIADVVFVTVLTFVGSTLQGAIGFGMGLLAAPLLILLDPRFVPAPILACTLVLTLLMAYRERHAIDLRGIKWAMLGRVAGTVVAGGILAIVAADTLVLLFGIFILAAVAMSVSGLRFVPTGRALVAAGVLSGVLGTVAAVGGPPLALLYQDAPGARIRSTISGFFVVGTIVSLAALWVVGRFGADEFRLALVMLPGMLAGLALSRRVAPYVDRGRTRPAVLTVVALTGAAIVLREIL, from the coding sequence TTGTCCATCGCCGACGTCGTCTTCGTGACCGTGCTCACGTTCGTGGGGTCGACGCTGCAGGGCGCCATCGGCTTCGGGATGGGGCTGCTCGCCGCGCCGCTGCTCATCCTGCTGGACCCGCGGTTCGTGCCGGCGCCCATCCTCGCCTGCACCCTAGTGCTGACGCTGCTCATGGCGTACCGCGAGCGCCACGCGATCGACCTGCGCGGCATCAAGTGGGCGATGCTCGGGCGCGTCGCGGGCACGGTCGTCGCCGGCGGCATCCTGGCGATCGTGGCGGCCGACACCCTCGTGCTGCTGTTCGGGATATTCATCCTGGCCGCCGTGGCGATGAGCGTTTCCGGACTGCGCTTCGTACCCACGGGCCGCGCCCTGGTGGCCGCCGGCGTGCTCTCGGGCGTGCTCGGCACGGTCGCAGCGGTCGGCGGCCCCCCGCTGGCGCTGCTCTACCAGGACGCCCCCGGCGCCCGCATCCGGAGCACGATCTCCGGCTTCTTCGTGGTCGGCACCATCGTGTCGCTCGCGGCGCTGTGGGTCGTCGGCCGTTTCGGGGCGGACGAGTTCCGGCTGGCGCTGGTGATGCTGCCCGGCATGTTGGCCGGACTCGCCCTGTCGCGGCGCGTCGCGCCCTACGTCGACCGCGGCCGTACCCGGCCGGCCGTTCTCACCGTCGTGGCCCTGACCGGCGCGGCGATCGTCCTCCGGGAGATCCTCTAG
- a CDS encoding PQQ-binding-like beta-propeller repeat protein: MTRRFSFAATVLAAALGAGLAGPAAAQVEDYLPVTDDMLAAPPAADWLSWRRTLDGQGHSPLDQITTENVDDLRLAWSWSLGPGSQQTTPLVHDGVLYIANPGEIVQALDAATGDFLWEYRRDAPPPGNSFGGPPPGRQHRNIAIYEDKVYLNTADAHIIAIDARTGEAVWDTDVGRGVGFQYSSGSIVADGKVVSGLTGCGRYREDTCYIVGLDARTGDELWRTSTIALPGERGGDTWGDLPLMFRAGSDSWIPGSYDPATRTLFHGTSQAKPWARVVRGTDGDALYTNSTLALDPDTGEMKWYYQHIPGETLDMDETFERILVDYDGQRSVFTMGKMAVLWELDLETGGFRNAHDLGYQTFADVDPETGEVTHREGMIPELYEEVFWCPSTAGFKSWRAMSYHPETEAFVIPINLNCETGVFGPVERVEGGGGTGPVRRTNHFHPDSPGQLGELLSMSIRTGEVLWRQRFKTPINSAALTTAGGLAFAGSWDRYIYAFDAADGEILWSRRLPTSIQGFPISYAVDGRQYVAVPVGAGGASWQGMIPTDLMPEEKRPVGGNGLFVFALDE; this comes from the coding sequence ATGACACGTCGCTTTTCGTTCGCAGCAACCGTCCTCGCCGCCGCGCTCGGCGCCGGGCTCGCCGGCCCCGCCGCCGCGCAGGTAGAGGATTACCTCCCGGTCACCGACGACATGCTTGCCGCACCGCCGGCGGCCGATTGGCTGAGCTGGCGCCGCACGCTGGACGGGCAGGGGCACAGCCCCCTGGACCAGATCACGACGGAGAACGTCGACGACCTGCGGCTGGCCTGGAGCTGGAGCCTCGGGCCGGGGTCCCAGCAGACCACCCCGCTGGTACACGACGGGGTCCTGTACATCGCCAACCCCGGCGAGATCGTCCAGGCGCTCGACGCCGCGACCGGCGACTTCCTGTGGGAGTACCGGCGCGACGCGCCCCCGCCCGGAAACAGCTTCGGCGGACCGCCGCCGGGCCGGCAGCACCGCAACATCGCGATCTACGAGGACAAGGTCTACCTGAACACCGCCGACGCCCACATCATCGCCATCGACGCGCGGACCGGCGAGGCGGTCTGGGACACGGACGTCGGCCGGGGGGTCGGCTTCCAGTACTCCAGCGGGTCGATCGTCGCCGACGGCAAGGTCGTGTCGGGTCTGACCGGCTGCGGCCGCTACCGCGAAGACACCTGCTACATCGTGGGACTCGACGCCCGCACCGGGGACGAGCTGTGGCGGACGTCCACCATCGCGCTGCCCGGCGAGCGGGGCGGCGACACGTGGGGCGATCTGCCGCTCATGTTCCGGGCCGGGAGCGATTCGTGGATTCCGGGCAGCTACGACCCGGCCACCCGCACCCTGTTCCACGGCACGTCGCAGGCCAAGCCGTGGGCGCGGGTGGTGCGCGGCACCGACGGCGACGCGCTCTACACCAACTCGACCCTCGCCCTCGATCCCGACACCGGCGAGATGAAGTGGTACTACCAGCACATCCCGGGCGAAACGCTCGACATGGACGAGACCTTCGAGCGGATCCTGGTCGACTACGACGGACAGCGCTCGGTGTTCACGATGGGCAAGATGGCGGTGCTCTGGGAGCTCGACCTCGAGACGGGCGGGTTCCGCAACGCGCACGACCTCGGCTACCAGACCTTCGCCGACGTCGATCCGGAGACCGGCGAGGTGACGCACCGGGAAGGCATGATCCCCGAGCTCTACGAGGAGGTCTTCTGGTGCCCGAGCACGGCCGGCTTCAAGAGCTGGCGGGCGATGTCGTACCACCCGGAGACCGAGGCGTTCGTCATCCCCATCAACCTGAACTGCGAGACCGGCGTGTTCGGCCCCGTCGAACGGGTCGAGGGGGGCGGCGGCACCGGTCCGGTGCGGCGCACCAACCACTTCCATCCGGACAGCCCCGGCCAGCTCGGCGAGCTGCTGTCGATGAGCATCCGCACCGGCGAGGTCCTCTGGCGGCAGCGGTTCAAGACGCCGATCAACAGCGCTGCGCTGACCACCGCGGGCGGGCTGGCGTTCGCCGGTAGCTGGGACCGCTACATCTACGCCTTCGATGCGGCCGACGGCGAGATCCTCTGGAGCCGGCGCCTGCCGACCTCGATCCAGGGGTTTCCGATCAGCTACGCGGTGGACGGCCGGCAGTACGTCGCGGTGCCCGTCGGCGCCGGCGGCGCGAGCTGGCAAGGCATGATCCCCACCGACCTGATGCCGGAGGAGAAGCGTCCGGTGGGGGGCAACGGGCTGTTCGTCTTCGCTCTCGACGAGTAG
- a CDS encoding response regulator transcription factor: MTKTAAKRPRVLLADDHTLVLEGLRRLLEDQCELVGMVEDGRALVEAAPRLAPDVVLLDISMPLLNGLDAARRLRTLVPDTRIIFLTMHADPTYASEAFEAGAAGYLLKRSAASELGVAIAAVLSGRKYLTPLITSDALRASVPRSVAVPPTLGRLTPRQREVLQLVAEGHTAKDIAARLGISVKTVEFHKASIMDRLGVRTASELTKYAVAHGFTELP, from the coding sequence ATGACGAAGACGGCGGCGAAGCGGCCGCGGGTTCTGCTGGCGGACGACCATACGCTCGTGCTGGAGGGCCTGCGCCGGCTCCTCGAGGACCAGTGCGAGCTGGTCGGCATGGTCGAGGACGGCCGGGCCCTGGTGGAGGCGGCGCCGAGGCTCGCGCCCGACGTCGTCCTGCTCGACATCTCGATGCCGCTGCTCAACGGGCTCGACGCGGCGCGCCGGCTGCGCACCCTGGTTCCCGACACCCGGATCATCTTCCTGACGATGCACGCCGATCCGACCTACGCCAGCGAGGCCTTCGAGGCGGGGGCCGCCGGCTACCTGCTGAAGCGCTCGGCCGCTTCGGAGCTGGGAGTCGCCATCGCCGCGGTCCTCTCCGGCCGCAAGTACCTGACGCCGCTCATCACGAGCGACGCGTTGCGGGCGAGCGTGCCCCGCTCGGTGGCGGTGCCGCCCACCCTGGGCAGGCTGACGCCGCGCCAGCGGGAGGTATTGCAACTGGTGGCCGAGGGACACACCGCCAAGGACATCGCGGCCCGCCTCGGCATCTCGGTCAAGACCGTCGAGTTCCACAAGGCGAGCATCATGGATCGGCTCGGGGTGCGGACGGCGTCGGAGCTGACGAAGTACGCGGTGGCGCACGGATTCACCGAGCTGCCGTGA
- a CDS encoding PAS domain S-box protein, giving the protein MSRGAWKLGISPGPRIAAARVHLTAGMQKTRDADREQLREQSLRALEAARARYENLYQDAPDMFASVTVDTERVVQCNATLLRATGYRRVEVLGRPIRELHDAGSAAALGRALETARADGRAGDVELRLRRRDGSLLDVSLGMALIRDERGNYYYRSIWRDVTDRKRAEDALRRKQAELEQSQAELRALAGRLLTAQDDERRRISRELHDDVNQRLAMLTLDVESLQAGVPRSPRATAERLGAIRDRLVELSDDVHGLAYGLHPSVLDHLGLQAALRSHVADLRRHGSIRIDLRIGDLSEPVPPAVAACLYHVAQAALRNVVKHARASRATVDMAPADGGIRLTVSDDGVGFAVPARSTEGLGIVGMQERVRLAGGRFELASRSGAGSRVTVWAPLPGAAAGGEGGAE; this is encoded by the coding sequence ATGTCCCGGGGCGCCTGGAAACTAGGGATATCCCCAGGTCCTCGGATCGCGGCCGCTCGGGTACATCTGACTGCAGGCATGCAGAAGACGCGCGACGCCGACCGGGAGCAGTTGCGCGAGCAGTCCCTGCGTGCGCTGGAGGCGGCGCGGGCGCGCTACGAGAACCTGTACCAGGACGCGCCGGACATGTTCGCCTCGGTGACCGTCGACACCGAGCGGGTCGTGCAGTGCAACGCCACGCTGCTGCGCGCGACCGGCTACCGGCGGGTGGAGGTGCTCGGGCGCCCGATCCGCGAGCTGCACGATGCGGGCAGCGCCGCCGCTCTCGGCCGGGCGCTGGAGACCGCCCGCGCGGACGGACGGGCGGGAGACGTGGAGCTTCGACTGCGGCGTCGGGACGGCAGCCTGCTGGACGTCAGCCTCGGCATGGCGCTTATCCGGGACGAGCGCGGCAACTATTACTACCGGTCCATCTGGCGGGACGTGACCGACCGCAAGCGGGCCGAGGACGCCCTGCGGCGGAAGCAGGCGGAGCTCGAACAGAGTCAGGCCGAGCTGCGGGCGCTGGCGGGGCGGCTGCTGACGGCCCAGGACGACGAGCGGCGGCGCATCTCGCGCGAGCTGCACGACGACGTCAACCAGCGGCTCGCAATGCTGACGCTCGACGTCGAGTCGCTGCAGGCCGGCGTGCCCCGTTCACCGCGGGCGACCGCCGAGCGGCTCGGGGCCATCCGCGACCGGCTCGTGGAGCTGTCGGACGACGTGCACGGCCTCGCCTACGGCCTGCATCCGTCGGTCCTGGATCATCTGGGCCTGCAGGCGGCGCTGCGGTCCCACGTGGCGGATCTGCGGCGCCACGGATCGATTCGCATCGACCTGCGGATCGGCGATCTGTCCGAGCCGGTTCCGCCCGCGGTGGCGGCGTGCCTGTACCACGTGGCGCAGGCCGCGTTGCGCAACGTCGTCAAGCATGCCCGCGCCAGCCGGGCGACGGTCGACATGGCGCCGGCCGACGGCGGGATCCGGCTGACGGTGTCCGACGACGGCGTCGGGTTCGCCGTGCCGGCGCGCTCGACCGAGGGGTTGGGGATCGTGGGGATGCAGGAACGGGTGCGGCTGGCCGGCGGGCGCTTCGAGCTCGCCTCGCGGTCCGGGGCGGGAAGCCGGGTCACGGTGTGGGCGCCGTTGCCGGGCGCTGCGGCCGGTGGTGAGGGCGGCGCGGAATGA
- a CDS encoding transcription elongation protein SprT, which translates to MARRLLARHQAQSGLGTQWTFGFDLSTARAGVCRYRETRIDLSVSYCLRATRADIENTLLHEIAHAIVGAEHGHDAVWQRKAREIGSTAERCHDLTHTAARWVGECGCRRRWFRQRLSRRLRHGAICKACGRTVAWRWNTGEEPAG; encoded by the coding sequence ATGGCGCGGCGCCTGCTCGCGCGGCATCAGGCGCAGAGCGGACTCGGCACGCAGTGGACGTTCGGCTTCGACCTCTCTACGGCGCGGGCCGGCGTCTGCCGCTACCGGGAGACGCGCATCGACCTGTCGGTGAGCTACTGCCTGCGGGCGACCCGGGCCGACATCGAGAACACCCTGCTGCACGAGATCGCACACGCGATCGTCGGCGCCGAGCACGGCCACGACGCCGTCTGGCAGCGCAAGGCGCGCGAGATCGGCTCCACCGCCGAGCGCTGTCACGACCTCACCCACACCGCGGCCCGCTGGGTGGGCGAGTGCGGCTGCCGGCGGCGCTGGTTCCGCCAGCGCTTGAGCCGCAGACTGCGCCACGGCGCGATCTGCAAGGCGTGCGGGCGCACGGTCGCGTGGCGCTGGAACACGGGCGAAGAACCCGCGGGTTGA
- a CDS encoding ABC transporter ATP-binding protein, producing MPEPLIALRDVEKVFRHGVSRTFVLRRITLEIAAGEFVSIMGPSGAGKSTLLHILGMHDAEWSGEYDLLGQPVHKLRQKHRQALGRTHIGFVFQSYHLLDDLTVAENLDVPLSYRNVPRAERQSLVADTLDRFQIVGKKDLYPSQLSGGQQQLVGVARALIAKPTLILADEPTGNLHSSQGREIMELFTRLNGEGTTIVQVTHSDANAAYGSRIVQLRDGWLVDD from the coding sequence ATGCCCGAGCCGCTGATCGCACTGCGCGACGTCGAGAAGGTCTTCCGCCACGGGGTCAGCCGGACGTTCGTCCTGCGCCGGATCACGCTGGAGATCGCCGCCGGCGAGTTCGTCTCCATCATGGGCCCGTCCGGGGCCGGCAAGTCGACGCTGCTGCACATCCTGGGAATGCACGACGCCGAGTGGTCGGGGGAGTACGACCTGCTCGGCCAACCCGTCCACAAGCTGCGGCAGAAGCACCGCCAGGCGCTCGGCCGGACCCACATCGGCTTCGTGTTCCAGAGCTACCACCTGCTCGACGACCTGACGGTGGCGGAGAACCTCGACGTGCCGCTCTCGTATCGCAACGTGCCCCGCGCGGAGCGCCAGAGCCTGGTCGCCGACACCCTCGATCGTTTCCAGATCGTCGGCAAGAAGGACCTGTATCCCAGCCAGCTCTCGGGCGGGCAGCAGCAGCTCGTGGGCGTCGCGCGCGCCCTGATCGCCAAGCCGACGCTGATCCTGGCCGACGAGCCGACCGGCAACCTCCATTCCAGCCAGGGCCGAGAGATCATGGAGCTGTTCACGCGGCTCAACGGGGAGGGGACGACCATCGTCCAGGTCACCCATTCGGACGCCAACGCCGCCTACGGCAGCCGCATCGTCCAGCTCCGCGACGGGTGGCTCGTGGACGATTGA
- a CDS encoding ATP-binding protein codes for MKRFAEETLHGWLKAPRRKPLVLRGARQVGKTTLVRQFAAAAGLALCEVNLERHLYLDRVFESLDTGRILRELEALGGVRLDGALLFLDEVQATPHALPALRYLYEDRPNLPVAAAGSLLEFTLADHGFSMPVGRIEYLHLGPMTFREFLAAADPEVSEEAAAADPDAPSADAVHRRLSRRLREYLLVGGLPEAVQAHCESGSPLEVAAVHRSIASTYEDDFAKYARGAQLGRLQRLFRTVPRTVGHPVSYRRLDPDARAAEVGQAVELLVKARVCHRVSHSNCAGLPLGADAGRRTGKLLFMDVGLMNHVCGLDPTGIEAMDAVRLVNEGGIAEQYVGQQLIGLNGGEQPPALHYWLRNARRGNAEVDYVVSHGDWMVPIEVKAGSSGSLKSLLQFAHEKRPPLAVRFDANPPSLQTVRHTIRVAEGTQPVTVRILSLPLYAVDALPRLVGEQRRRAAAER; via the coding sequence ATGAAGCGATTCGCGGAAGAGACGTTGCACGGTTGGCTGAAGGCCCCGCGCCGCAAGCCGCTGGTGCTGCGCGGCGCACGGCAGGTCGGGAAGACGACCCTAGTCCGGCAATTCGCGGCGGCGGCCGGGCTCGCGCTGTGCGAGGTGAACCTGGAGCGGCATCTCTACCTCGACCGGGTGTTCGAGAGTCTGGACACCGGGCGCATCCTGCGGGAGCTGGAGGCGCTCGGCGGTGTGCGGCTGGACGGGGCGCTGCTGTTTCTGGACGAGGTGCAGGCGACGCCGCATGCGCTGCCGGCGCTGCGCTACCTCTACGAGGACCGGCCGAACCTGCCGGTGGCGGCGGCCGGATCGTTGCTGGAGTTCACGCTCGCCGACCATGGGTTCTCGATGCCCGTCGGACGCATCGAGTACTTGCACCTGGGACCGATGACGTTCCGCGAGTTCCTGGCCGCCGCCGACCCGGAGGTGTCGGAGGAGGCCGCCGCCGCGGATCCGGACGCGCCGTCTGCCGACGCCGTGCACCGCCGGCTGTCACGCCGGCTGCGGGAGTACCTGCTGGTGGGCGGATTGCCCGAAGCCGTGCAGGCGCACTGCGAGTCGGGGTCGCCGCTGGAGGTGGCCGCCGTCCACCGGTCCATCGCATCGACCTACGAAGACGACTTCGCCAAGTATGCGCGGGGGGCCCAGCTCGGCCGGTTGCAGCGGCTGTTCCGCACCGTGCCGCGCACGGTCGGACATCCCGTGAGCTACCGCCGCCTCGACCCGGACGCGCGCGCCGCCGAGGTCGGCCAGGCCGTCGAGCTGCTGGTCAAGGCGCGCGTCTGCCATCGCGTTTCCCACAGCAACTGCGCCGGGCTCCCGCTGGGCGCCGACGCCGGCCGCCGCACCGGCAAGCTGCTGTTCATGGACGTGGGGTTGATGAACCACGTCTGCGGCCTCGATCCGACCGGCATCGAGGCCATGGATGCGGTTCGCCTCGTGAACGAGGGGGGCATCGCCGAGCAGTACGTCGGACAGCAACTCATCGGATTGAACGGCGGGGAGCAGCCGCCGGCGCTCCACTACTGGCTGCGCAATGCACGCAGGGGCAACGCCGAGGTCGACTACGTCGTCTCGCACGGCGACTGGATGGTGCCGATCGAGGTCAAGGCGGGGAGCAGCGGCTCGTTGAAATCGCTCTTGCAGTTCGCGCACGAGAAACGGCCGCCGCTCGCGGTACGGTTCGACGCCAACCCGCCCAGCCTGCAGACGGTGCGCCACACCATCCGCGTTGCGGAAGGAACGCAGCCGGTGACGGTGCGCATCCTGTCGCTGCCGTTGTACGCGGTCGATGCCCTGCCGCGGCTCGTCGGCGAGCAACGCCGGCGCGCCGCGGCCGAGAGATAG